A stretch of Oncorhynchus mykiss isolate Arlee chromosome 14, USDA_OmykA_1.1, whole genome shotgun sequence DNA encodes these proteins:
- the LOC110487758 gene encoding uncharacterized protein LOC110487758, with protein sequence MYHLGKNPQRSDYKTVVQRSVSDQFHPGENVTLQCTVLSEACTGEHSVYWFRIGSGESHPGVIYTPGNRRDECEKSPETPSPTQSCVYSLSKNNLSPPDAGTYYCAVAICGEILFGKGTELDLASNTEVNVSEMALVVVVVGLTVALVLCGIGIMFLVCTRPKEQICENCKAVGASQVGRQDRLRGEEDQDGDTLNYAALNFSEKKTKRGRKKRETPQESVYSDVRC encoded by the exons ATGTACCATTTAGGCAAGAATCCCCAGAGGTCTGATTACAAGACCGTGGTACAGAGGTCAGTGTCTGACCAATTCCACCCAGGAGAAAATGTGACTCTGCAGTGTACAGTGCTCTCTGAGGCCTGTACAGGAGAACACAGTGTGTACTGGTTCAGAATTGGATCAGGAGAATCCCATCCAGGAGTCATTTACACCCCTGGAAACAGGAGAGATGAGTGTGAGAAGAGCCCTGAGACTCCTTCTCCTACACAGAGCTGTGTCTACAGCCTCTCCAAGAACAACCTCAGCCCCCCTGATGCTGGGACTTACTACTGTGCTGTGGCCATATGTGGGGAGATCCTTTTTGGCAAAGGAACAGAATTGGACCTGGCCAGTAACACGGAGGTGAATGTGTCAG AAATGGCTCTGGTAGTGGTTGTTGTAGGTTTGACAGTGGCGTTGGTGTTGTGTGGGATTGGGATCATGTTCCTTGTCTGCACCAGACCAAAAGAGCAAATCTGTGAAAATTGCAAAG CAGTGGGTGCCTCTCAGGTTGGCAGACAAGACAGATTACGTGGAGAAGAG GATCAAGATGGAGATACGTTGAATTATGCTGCATTGAATTTCTCTGAGAAGAAAActaaaagagggagaaagaagagagagacaccacaggagaGTGTGTACTCTGATGTCAGGTGTTAA